In one window of Kitasatospora sp. MMS16-BH015 DNA:
- the dapE gene encoding succinyl-diaminopimelate desuccinylase: MSSLDTPLDLTIDGGALTARLVDFPSVSGDEQALADAVETALRAYPHLRVDRHGNNVVARTELGRAERVLIAGHLDTVPIADNLPSRVEGDLLYGCGTSDMKSGVAVALRLAADLTEPNHDITYVFYDCEEIEASRNGLGHLAAAHPSWLAADFAILMEPSGAVVEGGCQGTMRAQITLTGTRAHAARSWLGDNAIHHAAEVLGRLAAYRPRVVEIDGLEYREGLNAVRIDGGVAGNVIPDECVVTVNFRFAPDRSVADAEAHLCEVFEGFKLVVTDSAPGALPGLGQPAAQAFLAATGGQARAKFGWTDVARFSALGVPAVNYGPGDPNLAHKREEHCSLSAIAEVEERLRAWLSS; the protein is encoded by the coding sequence ATGAGCAGCCTCGACACGCCCCTTGACCTGACCATCGACGGCGGCGCGCTGACCGCGCGGCTCGTCGACTTCCCCTCCGTCAGCGGTGACGAGCAGGCCCTCGCGGACGCGGTGGAGACCGCGCTGCGGGCCTACCCGCACCTGCGGGTGGACCGCCACGGCAACAACGTGGTGGCCCGCACCGAGCTGGGCCGGGCCGAGCGGGTGCTCATCGCGGGCCACCTGGACACCGTGCCGATCGCCGACAACCTGCCCAGCCGGGTCGAGGGCGACCTGCTCTACGGCTGCGGCACCTCGGACATGAAGTCCGGCGTGGCGGTGGCGCTGCGGCTCGCGGCCGACCTGACCGAGCCGAACCACGACATCACCTACGTGTTCTACGACTGCGAGGAGATCGAGGCCAGCCGCAACGGCCTCGGCCACCTCGCGGCCGCCCACCCGAGCTGGCTGGCCGCCGACTTCGCGATCCTGATGGAGCCGAGCGGCGCCGTGGTCGAGGGCGGTTGCCAGGGCACCATGCGGGCCCAGATCACCCTCACTGGCACCCGCGCCCACGCGGCCCGCAGCTGGCTGGGCGACAACGCGATCCACCACGCCGCCGAGGTGCTCGGCCGGCTCGCGGCGTACCGGCCGCGGGTGGTGGAGATCGACGGGCTGGAGTACCGCGAGGGCCTCAACGCGGTGCGGATCGACGGCGGGGTGGCCGGCAACGTCATCCCGGACGAGTGCGTGGTGACGGTGAACTTCCGCTTCGCGCCGGACCGCAGCGTGGCCGACGCCGAGGCGCACCTGTGCGAGGTCTTCGAGGGCTTCAAGCTGGTCGTCACCGACTCCGCCCCGGGCGCCCTGCCGGGCCTCGGCCAGCCGGCCGCCCAGGCCTTCCTGGCCGCCACCGGCGGCCAGGCCCGGGCCAAGTTCGGCTGGACGGACGTGGCCCGGTTCTCCGCCCTCGGGGTGCCGGCCGTCAACTACGGCCCGGGCGACCCGAACCTGGCGCACAAGCGCGAGGAGCACTGCTCGCTGAGCGCGATCGCCGAGGTGGAGGAGCGGCTGCGGGCCTGGCTCAGCAGCTGA
- a CDS encoding TIGR00730 family Rossman fold protein: MTGTGDEKRNDRARQGYQAEGAEGFPVEGFPAGGLPVEGFPESGERKRAWPEKQKGPVLLRRDQVGTSTTDQRLLDTTGPTDWLHTDPWRVWRITSEFVEGFGALAELPTAISVFGSARTPVDSTEYAAGVAIGRALAQAGYAVITGGGPGAMEAANRGASDAGGLSVGLGIELPFEQGLNEFVDLGLNFRYFFVRKTMFVKYSQGFVVLPGGLGTLDELFEALTLVQTKKVTRFPVILFGTAYWGGLVDWIKNTLVAQGKASPADLDLFHVTDEVDEVLRILEESRRPAAGV, from the coding sequence ATGACAGGCACTGGAGACGAAAAGCGCAACGACCGTGCCCGGCAGGGCTACCAGGCCGAGGGGGCCGAAGGATTCCCGGTCGAGGGCTTCCCGGCCGGGGGGCTCCCGGTCGAGGGCTTCCCGGAGTCGGGCGAGCGCAAGCGGGCCTGGCCGGAGAAGCAGAAGGGGCCCGTGCTGCTCCGCCGCGACCAGGTCGGCACCAGCACCACCGACCAGCGGCTGCTGGACACCACGGGCCCGACCGACTGGCTGCACACCGACCCGTGGCGGGTCTGGCGGATCACCTCGGAGTTCGTCGAGGGCTTCGGCGCCCTCGCCGAACTCCCCACCGCCATCAGCGTGTTCGGCTCGGCCCGGACGCCGGTGGACTCCACCGAGTACGCGGCCGGGGTGGCCATCGGCCGGGCGCTGGCCCAGGCCGGGTACGCGGTGATCACCGGGGGCGGCCCCGGCGCGATGGAGGCGGCCAACCGGGGTGCCTCGGACGCCGGCGGCCTCTCGGTCGGCCTCGGCATCGAGCTGCCCTTCGAGCAGGGGCTGAACGAGTTCGTCGACCTCGGGCTCAACTTCCGGTACTTCTTCGTCCGCAAGACGATGTTCGTGAAGTACTCGCAGGGCTTCGTGGTGCTGCCCGGCGGCCTGGGCACCCTGGACGAGCTGTTCGAGGCGCTCACCCTGGTGCAGACGAAGAAGGTCACCCGCTTCCCGGTGATCCTCTTCGGCACCGCGTACTGGGGCGGGCTGGTCGACTGGATCAAGAACACCCTGGTCGCCCAGGGCAAGGCCTCCCCGGCGGACCTCGACCTGTTCCACGTCACCGACGAGGTGGACGAGGTGCTCCGGATCCTCGAGGAGAGCCGCCGCCCGGCCGCCGGGGTGTGA